In Cellvibrio polysaccharolyticus, a genomic segment contains:
- a CDS encoding thiol:disulfide interchange protein DsbA/DsbL, which yields MRLMLALCALLVSVSALVAQANDKPAFVAGTHYTEIEQPVRTADPSKIEVTEVFSYHCNHCLSFEPMLQAWKKQLPEDVAFVQMHAIWNAGMKSMAQAFYTVKTLKLEDKAHMGIFNAIQMERKVFKNPEEWAEFLATFGSDKETILKTYNSFGVSSQVSQADARARGYGITGTPEMVVNGKYRVSARQSGGQTEMLKVVDFLVEKERAAKK from the coding sequence ATGCGTTTAATGCTCGCCTTGTGCGCCCTGTTAGTTTCCGTGTCTGCGCTGGTTGCGCAGGCGAACGACAAGCCCGCCTTTGTGGCAGGTACGCATTACACCGAGATTGAGCAGCCGGTCAGAACGGCCGATCCCTCAAAGATCGAAGTTACTGAAGTGTTTTCTTACCACTGTAACCATTGCCTGAGTTTTGAGCCGATGTTGCAAGCCTGGAAAAAGCAGTTACCGGAAGATGTGGCCTTTGTGCAAATGCACGCCATCTGGAATGCCGGTATGAAATCCATGGCGCAAGCGTTTTACACCGTGAAAACCCTGAAGCTGGAAGATAAGGCGCACATGGGCATTTTCAATGCCATTCAAATGGAGCGTAAGGTTTTCAAAAATCCGGAAGAGTGGGCCGAGTTTCTGGCGACCTTCGGTTCGGACAAGGAAACTATTCTGAAGACTTACAATTCCTTCGGTGTTTCCAGCCAGGTATCCCAGGCTGATGCACGCGCCCGTGGTTACGGCATTACCGGTACGCCGGAAATGGTGGTAAACGGCAAGTACCGCGTCAGTGCCCGTCAGTCTGGCGGTCAGACAGAAATGCTGAAAGTGGTCGACTTCCTGGTAGAAAAAGAACGCGCTGCCAAAAAATAA
- the znuC gene encoding zinc ABC transporter ATP-binding protein ZnuC, producing the protein MNTALLEARNISVRRGGRDILQNASLTLNAGKIVTLIGPNGAGKTTLVRSVLGLIKVDAGEIERIPDLRIGYMPQKLHLDSSLPLTVTRFLALGGKPRLALDDVLAMTGIEKLANASMQSLSGGETQRVLLARALLRDPQLLVLDEPVQGVDVTGQTRLYALINDIRKQRNCAVLLVSHDLHLVMATTDTVVCLNQHICCHGHPETVTNDPAYLALFGSSPKPAMAIYTHHHDHHHDNHGNIIGTPHGDNCACDHDHA; encoded by the coding sequence ATGAACACCGCCCTGCTGGAGGCTCGAAATATCAGTGTTCGCCGCGGTGGGCGCGACATTCTGCAAAATGCCAGCCTGACGCTGAACGCGGGCAAAATTGTCACCCTCATTGGCCCGAACGGCGCCGGCAAAACCACGCTGGTGCGCAGTGTTCTTGGCCTTATCAAGGTCGATGCCGGCGAGATTGAACGCATACCGGATTTACGCATCGGTTACATGCCGCAGAAACTCCACCTCGACAGCAGCCTGCCGCTCACCGTTACCCGGTTTCTGGCGCTGGGCGGCAAGCCCCGCCTGGCGCTCGACGATGTGCTGGCAATGACCGGTATTGAAAAGCTGGCCAACGCTTCCATGCAATCCCTGTCTGGCGGTGAAACCCAACGGGTGCTACTGGCGCGCGCCCTGCTGCGCGATCCGCAATTGCTGGTGCTGGATGAGCCGGTACAAGGTGTGGATGTAACCGGGCAAACCCGTCTCTATGCGCTGATCAACGATATTCGCAAACAACGTAACTGCGCCGTACTGCTGGTGTCCCACGATTTGCATCTGGTGATGGCAACAACCGATACGGTGGTTTGCCTTAACCAGCATATTTGCTGCCACGGGCATCCGGAAACCGTTACCAACGACCCGGCTTACCTGGCGCTGTTTGGCTCATCCCCCAAACCGGCCATGGCCATTTACACCCACCATCACGATCACCACCACGATAACCACGGCAATATCATCGGCACTCCGCACGGTGATAATTGCGCTTGCGACCACGACCATGCCTGA
- the yihA gene encoding ribosome biogenesis GTP-binding protein YihA/YsxC — protein sequence MYSEINFNKAHFTQSAPSIRECPPEYGVEVAFAGRSNAGKSSAINALTNNGKLARTSKTPGRTQLINFFSLSDTQRLVDLPGYGYAKVSRDMKELWQRHLSEYLQNRQSLYGLVLLMDIRHPLQEFDTTMLRWARKADMPVHILLTKADKLSRGAAASTLAQVLKEIRQAGVGQQVTAQCFSSLKRQGIDELKTVLQQWLNPVTQEEAAAVPPVAE from the coding sequence ATGTACAGCGAGATTAATTTTAATAAGGCGCACTTCACTCAAAGCGCGCCCAGCATCCGCGAATGCCCCCCGGAATACGGCGTGGAAGTCGCTTTTGCCGGACGCTCCAATGCTGGAAAATCCAGTGCAATCAATGCCTTGACCAACAACGGCAAATTGGCGCGCACCAGTAAAACGCCTGGCCGCACCCAGCTGATCAACTTTTTCAGTTTGTCCGATACCCAACGTTTGGTCGATCTACCTGGTTATGGGTACGCCAAAGTTTCCAGAGACATGAAGGAGCTGTGGCAACGTCATTTGTCAGAATACCTGCAAAATCGCCAATCCCTGTATGGTCTGGTGCTGCTGATGGATATCCGCCATCCCTTGCAGGAATTTGATACCACCATGCTGCGCTGGGCGCGCAAAGCCGATATGCCGGTGCATATTTTGTTAACCAAGGCCGATAAACTGAGCCGTGGCGCAGCAGCAAGCACCCTGGCGCAGGTATTAAAAGAAATACGTCAGGCCGGGGTTGGCCAACAGGTCACCGCACAGTGCTTTTCGTCACTGAAACGCCAGGGAATTGATGAGCTGAAAACGGTTTTACAACAATGGCTGAATCCGGTGACCCAGGAAGAAGCGGCAGCAGTGCCACCCGTCGCCGAGTAA
- a CDS encoding transcriptional repressor gives MSTTPLACSDHNHSHCVSDALGAAREICATRGVRLTPLREQVLELIWQNHKPLGAYLLMDMLAEASTRRVAPPTVYRALDFLLEQGFIHRINGLNAFIGCPSPGKKHQSHFLICRLCGVAVEMAATAVTHAIQVAARDAGFSVDTHSVEVMGVCPGCAPNAPVLDLTAGRKAP, from the coding sequence ATGAGCACAACGCCGCTCGCCTGTAGCGACCACAACCACAGCCATTGCGTCAGCGACGCGCTGGGTGCGGCACGCGAAATTTGCGCCACTCGCGGCGTACGGCTCACACCCTTGCGCGAGCAGGTGCTTGAACTGATCTGGCAAAACCACAAGCCGCTGGGCGCCTATCTGTTGATGGATATGCTGGCGGAAGCCTCCACTCGCCGGGTAGCACCCCCGACGGTTTATCGGGCGCTGGACTTTTTGCTGGAACAGGGTTTTATTCACCGGATTAATGGCCTGAATGCCTTTATTGGTTGCCCGTCGCCCGGCAAAAAACACCAGAGTCATTTTCTGATTTGCCGTCTCTGCGGTGTTGCCGTGGAAATGGCGGCAACCGCCGTTACCCATGCGATTCAGGTAGCGGCGCGCGATGCCGGCTTCTCGGTAGATACCCACTCGGTTGAAGTGATGGGAGTTTGCCCCGGCTGCGCCCCCAACGCGCCGGTGCTGGACCTGACCGCAGGCCGGAAAGCGCCATGA
- the znuB gene encoding zinc ABC transporter permease subunit ZnuB, giving the protein MPDFILYALLCGLGVALVAGPLGSFAVWRRMAYFGDTLAHSALLGVTFGLLLNINLNLAVAVGCLLLALLLVAMQQNRFLATDTLLGILSHSTLALGLVTVSLFSDSRVDLLAYLFGDILSANRQDVLAIWVISLAVLVVVILLWRPLLSITVHEELAQVEGVPVTRIRTILMLLMALIIAIAMKVVGVLLITALLIIPAAASRRLATTPEQMAVIASVLGCLSVGAGLLMSFHWDTPAGPSIVLSATSCFILTLFKKQAS; this is encoded by the coding sequence ATGCCTGATTTTATTCTTTACGCCCTGCTCTGCGGCCTTGGGGTTGCACTGGTAGCCGGCCCGCTGGGTTCTTTTGCCGTCTGGCGCCGGATGGCTTATTTTGGCGACACCCTCGCCCACTCGGCGCTGCTGGGCGTGACTTTCGGGCTGCTGCTGAATATCAACCTTAACCTCGCGGTGGCGGTGGGCTGTCTGTTGCTGGCGCTGCTATTGGTGGCCATGCAGCAAAATCGGTTTCTCGCCACCGATACTCTGCTGGGTATTTTGTCGCACTCCACCCTTGCGCTGGGGCTGGTCACCGTCAGCTTGTTCAGTGATTCCCGGGTCGATTTGCTGGCTTACCTGTTCGGCGACATTCTCTCCGCCAACCGGCAGGATGTACTGGCAATCTGGGTTATTTCGCTGGCGGTGCTGGTGGTGGTAATCCTGCTCTGGCGCCCGCTGCTGTCGATCACCGTGCACGAAGAGCTGGCGCAAGTAGAAGGCGTGCCGGTAACGCGCATCCGCACCATTTTAATGCTGTTAATGGCGCTTATCATCGCCATCGCCATGAAAGTCGTCGGGGTGCTGCTAATTACCGCATTACTGATTATTCCCGCCGCCGCCAGCCGCCGCCTGGCAACCACGCCGGAGCAGATGGCCGTGATCGCCAGTGTGCTGGGCTGCCTGTCGGTAGGTGCCGGGTTATTAATGTCTTTTCATTGGGATACCCCCGCCGGGCCTTCTATCGTGCTCTCTGCTACCAGCTGCTTTATCCTGACACTTTTCAAAAAACAGGCGTCCTGA
- a CDS encoding c-type cytochrome, producing the protein MKNPVKYALFLLGIVGVAPMAMAAGDATAGAEKVAVCAACHSTDGNSPAPNFPKIAGLGERYLLKQLRDIQAWDLETDPALKEQAGRVVLEMTGMLAGYNDQDLQDIAAYFASQSIQLSGSKELKVRVNAGLDVDALELGEKIFRAGNLGTGVPACSGCHAPDAHGNAPAGYPRLSGQYPEYIEKQLLAFRAGNRVNDGEQMTMRLVAEKMSDAEIKAVANFIAGLN; encoded by the coding sequence ATGAAAAATCCAGTTAAGTATGCGCTTTTTTTGCTCGGTATTGTTGGAGTGGCTCCTATGGCCATGGCAGCCGGAGATGCGACGGCGGGGGCGGAAAAAGTTGCGGTGTGTGCCGCTTGCCATAGCACCGATGGTAATAGCCCGGCACCTAACTTCCCCAAAATTGCAGGTTTGGGTGAGCGTTATCTGTTGAAGCAATTGCGTGACATTCAGGCATGGGATCTCGAAACCGATCCTGCCCTGAAAGAACAGGCGGGTCGTGTAGTATTGGAAATGACTGGCATGTTGGCCGGTTATAACGACCAGGATCTGCAAGATATCGCTGCTTATTTTGCCTCCCAGTCTATTCAGTTATCCGGTTCCAAAGAGCTGAAAGTTCGTGTTAACGCCGGTCTGGATGTTGATGCGCTGGAATTGGGTGAAAAGATTTTCCGTGCTGGTAACCTCGGCACCGGTGTCCCGGCTTGTTCCGGTTGTCACGCGCCGGATGCTCACGGCAATGCGCCGGCAGGTTATCCGCGTTTGAGCGGCCAATACCCGGAATACATTGAAAAGCAATTGCTGGCCTTCCGCGCCGGAAACCGTGTTAACGACGGCGAGCAAATGACCATGCGTCTGGTTGCTGAAAAAATGAGTGATGCCGAGATCAAGGCCGTTGCAAATTTCATCGCCGGTTTAAACTGA
- a CDS encoding zinc ABC transporter substrate-binding protein, giving the protein MFSFPAGRSSLALTFSLLFTSAMAQADIQVLSSIKPLALIAAEVVGDKGEAVTLLPVAASPHDYPLKVSDIRRLREADLVLWVGKELEGFLYRPLANVDRNKQMAVFDLKSLYWPKAVEGDDHDHDDHHHHDHGHDHHHHHDGKDPHLWLDPRNAGVIATELAARLAVIDPQNASVFAENARRFAAKIEKIDSALQKQLQPVRNKGFAVYHEGYQHFVDRYQLLQVGYVTYSPEQRPGAKHLYQLRQKLQGEAVCLFTEPYYDQRIARELGQELSLKIGVLDPIGDDNVVSYQQLIENMAKDFSACLE; this is encoded by the coding sequence ATGTTCTCTTTCCCCGCCGGTCGCTCTTCGTTGGCACTTACCTTTTCGCTGCTATTTACCAGCGCTATGGCTCAGGCCGATATTCAGGTTTTGTCCAGCATCAAGCCCCTGGCGCTGATTGCGGCCGAGGTTGTGGGAGATAAAGGCGAAGCAGTAACACTCTTGCCAGTAGCGGCATCACCTCACGATTACCCGTTAAAAGTATCGGACATTCGCCGTTTGCGCGAAGCTGACCTGGTGCTTTGGGTAGGCAAGGAGTTGGAAGGGTTTCTTTATCGCCCGCTTGCCAACGTTGATCGCAACAAACAAATGGCGGTGTTTGATCTGAAAAGCCTTTACTGGCCCAAGGCGGTAGAAGGTGATGATCATGACCACGACGATCATCATCACCATGATCACGGGCACGACCATCACCACCATCACGATGGCAAAGACCCGCACCTGTGGCTCGACCCGCGCAACGCTGGCGTGATTGCTACCGAACTGGCTGCCCGGCTAGCGGTTATTGATCCGCAAAATGCCAGCGTTTTCGCCGAAAATGCCCGCCGGTTTGCTGCCAAAATTGAGAAAATCGATAGCGCGCTGCAAAAGCAGTTACAGCCGGTGCGTAATAAAGGTTTCGCGGTTTACCATGAGGGTTACCAACACTTTGTGGATCGCTACCAGTTGTTGCAGGTGGGTTATGTCACTTATTCCCCGGAGCAGCGCCCGGGCGCAAAACACCTTTATCAGCTACGTCAAAAGCTGCAAGGTGAGGCGGTGTGTTTGTTCACCGAACCTTACTACGATCAGCGTATTGCCCGTGAGCTGGGGCAGGAATTGAGTTTGAAAATCGGCGTTCTTGATCCGATTGGCGACGATAATGTGGTGAGCTATCAGCAACTGATAGAGAATATGGCGAAGGATTTTTCTGCGTGTCTGGAGTAA
- a CDS encoding glycoside hydrolase family 9 protein, producing MNLVRSAFTSACIAGLLLGCTAPASDKSTSSANPAASGDRFVLNERDYFQQRGVGVMAFSDTYPESRQSGLIMVSHGTRIASNGDLRLEPSPGQWSPTPALISREVDHERGEIRARLAYPDEKQNQVGFNPILYPDLKLTYTMRVNTDGEQIHVYIDLDQPLPDAFVGDVGFNLELYPADLFGKSWYMDNSNGIFPRQPYGVAVDSRKPLDPQIVQTGDAKGLVPLDNHRTLPAPIAQGKRLAVAPESEELRVVIESHTGDLQLLDGRVQHQNGWFVVRSQVAAGATKNAIHWTIKPNVIKNWVAPPVIQHSMVGYHPSQQKVAVIETDPLDKVPTRMQLQRLDSSGKHQTVLDKPLASYGDFLRFHYYHFDFSEINNEGLYQLVLGDTRSKPFRIAANVYDQNVWQPTLEYFLPVQMGHMRVKEKYKLWHDDSHRDDALMAPVNINHFDGYVQGPSTLTRFKSGEHVPGLTRGGWYDAGDEDFRIESQAGEIFILSAVYDEFGIQHDNTLIDQNMRLVELREPDGKPDVLQQIEHGLLTVVGGYQALGRLYRGIIVPTLSQYVMGGDFSGQTDNLIYDATLQPNERTATHSGVPDDRWLFTENNPTREYRVIGDIAASVGPMRNFNPKMADDALKAATELWRVERTVDNNNARSNRIRAAVELYRTTNQQEYKDFLLSERAYIEQEFRTVGWVVARIVHQLNDTDFTATMRTQAASFYNDIETGMKDTPYGLSFEMQLWGRGWTLQHQGVAHYFLHKAFPEEFGKEYLLNIVHYVLGTNPGNNNQSYASGVGAKSKTSAYGINRMDYGYIPGGVVVGTALISPDFPELKDFPFLWQQSEYVLGGGASNFMFLALAADRLLNE from the coding sequence CGGCCTGATCATGGTCAGCCATGGCACCCGTATTGCCAGCAACGGTGATTTGCGTCTTGAGCCGTCGCCCGGCCAGTGGTCGCCAACCCCGGCATTGATTTCCCGCGAGGTGGATCACGAGCGCGGTGAAATTCGCGCACGCCTGGCCTACCCGGATGAAAAACAAAATCAGGTCGGCTTTAACCCGATTCTTTATCCCGACCTGAAACTCACCTACACCATGCGCGTGAATACCGATGGCGAACAGATCCATGTGTATATCGATCTGGACCAGCCGCTGCCGGATGCCTTTGTTGGCGATGTCGGTTTTAACCTTGAGCTTTACCCGGCCGATCTGTTTGGCAAAAGCTGGTATATGGATAACAGCAACGGCATCTTCCCGCGCCAGCCTTACGGCGTTGCCGTCGATAGCCGTAAACCGCTGGATCCGCAAATAGTACAAACCGGTGATGCCAAAGGTCTGGTGCCGCTGGACAATCACCGCACCTTGCCAGCGCCTATCGCCCAGGGCAAACGCCTGGCGGTGGCGCCGGAGTCGGAAGAACTGCGGGTCGTTATTGAAAGCCACACCGGCGATTTGCAATTGCTCGATGGCCGTGTGCAACATCAGAACGGCTGGTTTGTGGTGCGCAGCCAGGTGGCTGCCGGTGCTACTAAAAATGCCATCCATTGGACGATCAAACCCAACGTCATTAAAAACTGGGTCGCACCACCGGTGATCCAGCATTCCATGGTGGGTTATCACCCGAGCCAGCAAAAAGTCGCGGTGATTGAAACCGACCCGCTGGACAAGGTGCCAACCAGAATGCAATTGCAACGCCTGGATAGCAGCGGCAAGCATCAAACCGTGCTCGACAAACCGCTCGCCAGCTACGGCGATTTTTTACGTTTTCACTATTACCATTTTGATTTTTCTGAAATCAACAACGAAGGGCTGTACCAACTGGTGCTGGGTGACACCCGCAGCAAACCTTTCCGCATCGCCGCCAATGTTTACGATCAGAATGTCTGGCAACCCACACTGGAATATTTCCTGCCGGTGCAGATGGGACACATGCGGGTGAAAGAAAAGTACAAGCTCTGGCACGACGACAGCCACCGCGATGATGCCTTGATGGCGCCGGTTAACATCAATCATTTTGATGGTTATGTGCAAGGCCCATCTACGTTAACCCGATTCAAATCCGGTGAGCATGTGCCCGGCCTGACCCGTGGCGGCTGGTACGATGCCGGTGATGAAGATTTCCGGATTGAGTCGCAGGCGGGTGAAATTTTTATCCTCAGTGCCGTCTATGATGAATTCGGTATTCAGCATGACAACACTCTGATTGACCAGAATATGCGTCTGGTGGAATTGCGCGAGCCGGACGGCAAGCCGGACGTGCTGCAACAAATCGAACACGGTTTGCTGACCGTGGTTGGCGGTTATCAGGCGCTGGGGCGTTTGTATCGCGGCATTATCGTACCCACGCTGAGCCAGTATGTAATGGGCGGTGATTTTTCCGGCCAGACCGACAACCTGATTTATGACGCAACGCTGCAACCGAATGAACGCACCGCAACCCATTCCGGCGTACCGGATGACCGCTGGCTATTTACCGAAAATAACCCCACCCGGGAATACCGCGTGATTGGCGACATCGCCGCGAGCGTTGGCCCAATGCGTAACTTCAACCCCAAAATGGCTGATGATGCCCTCAAGGCGGCCACCGAACTCTGGCGTGTTGAGCGCACTGTGGATAACAACAACGCGCGCAGCAACCGCATTCGTGCCGCAGTAGAGTTGTACCGCACCACCAATCAGCAGGAGTACAAGGATTTTCTGCTATCAGAGCGCGCCTATATCGAACAGGAGTTCCGCACGGTCGGGTGGGTGGTAGCGCGGATTGTACATCAGCTGAACGACACTGACTTTACCGCCACCATGCGCACCCAGGCGGCCAGTTTTTATAACGACATTGAAACCGGCATGAAAGACACGCCTTACGGCTTGTCGTTTGAGATGCAGCTGTGGGGTCGTGGCTGGACATTGCAACATCAGGGCGTGGCTCACTACTTCCTGCACAAAGCCTTCCCGGAAGAGTTCGGCAAGGAATACCTGCTGAATATTGTCCATTACGTATTGGGCACCAACCCGGGCAATAACAACCAGTCTTATGCATCCGGCGTGGGGGCCAAATCCAAAACCTCTGCCTACGGTATCAACCGGATGGATTATGGTTACATACCGGGCGGTGTGGTGGTGGGTACGGCGCTTATCTCACCGGACTTTCCGGAACTGAAAGACTTCCCGTTCCTCTGGCAGCAGTCTGAATATGTATTGGGCGGAGGAGCGAGCAACTTTATGTTCCTGGCCCTGGCTGCCGACAGATTGCTTAACGAGTAA
- the polA gene encoding DNA polymerase I has protein sequence MIDNTASSATAPLILVDGSSYLYRAFHALPPLNNSKGQPTGAVKGVINMLRRLRKDYPESRIAVVFDAKGKTFRDDMFADYKANRPPMPDELRPQVQPIFDIVRAMGLPLLVVEGVEADDVIGTLAFEATREALRVIVSTGDKDMAQLVNPYIHLVNTMTDSYLDEQGVKDKYGFGPELMIDYLALMGDKVDNIPGVPGVGEKTAQALIQGIGSLQAIYDNLEAVRELSFRGAKKMPEKLQEHRDMAFLSYQLATIKTDVPLEVGPKDLTNEAADLAALRVLFEDLEFKGWVNELEGQPAPSAPFAASSEAAADAPVAPVVARPAIDVDYQVLLDRQSFDAWLPSLLAADLVAFDTETTHLDAMQARIVGLSFSFVAGQAVYIPCGHDYMGVPDQLPLDEVLQVLKPWLEDEQRYKVGQNLKYDRSVLLNHGVELKGIRFDTMLESYVLNSVASRHNMDDLAQRHLDHTTIRFEDIAGKGAKQLTFNQISIEQAGPYAAEDADITLRLHQHLWPGLEQTPSLQSVFETLEMPLLPVLSRIERTGALVSANLLGQQSLELGERLEALQRKAFELAGQEFNLSSPKQLGVILFEQQKLPVIKKTPTGTPSTAEEVLQELALDYPLPKVLMEYRGLAKLKSTYTDKLPQMINPATGRIHTSYHQAVTATGRLSSSDPNLQNIPIRTEEGRRIRQAFIAPEGYRILAADYSQIELRIMAHLSDDEGLLNAFEKGLDVHKATAAEVFGVDLESVTGEMRRSAKAINFGLIYGMSAFGLAKQLRVGRNEAQQYIDRYFERYPGVQNYMNRIRALAHEQGYVETLSGRRLYLPEINARNKNLQMGAERTAINAPMQGTAADIIKKAMINVDAWLPGSGLDARIIMQVHDELVFEVAEKDLEATRKEVIARMSAAGELKVPLLVEAGVGANWDEAH, from the coding sequence ATGATTGATAACACTGCTTCTTCTGCAACGGCGCCACTGATTCTGGTGGATGGCTCGTCCTACTTGTACCGGGCCTTTCACGCCCTGCCGCCGCTGAACAACTCCAAAGGCCAGCCCACCGGTGCGGTGAAAGGCGTTATCAACATGCTGCGCCGGCTGCGCAAGGACTACCCGGAGAGTCGCATTGCGGTGGTATTCGACGCTAAAGGTAAAACCTTCCGCGATGACATGTTTGCCGACTACAAGGCCAACCGGCCGCCCATGCCGGACGAGCTGCGTCCGCAGGTTCAGCCTATTTTTGACATAGTGCGAGCCATGGGCTTGCCGTTGCTGGTAGTGGAAGGCGTTGAGGCCGACGATGTGATTGGCACACTGGCCTTTGAAGCCACCCGTGAGGCCCTGCGGGTCATTGTGTCAACCGGTGATAAGGACATGGCGCAGTTGGTCAATCCTTACATTCATCTGGTTAACACCATGACCGACAGCTATCTGGATGAGCAGGGCGTTAAAGACAAATACGGGTTTGGTCCCGAGCTGATGATTGATTACCTGGCGCTGATGGGTGACAAGGTTGACAACATCCCCGGTGTGCCGGGTGTGGGAGAAAAAACCGCCCAGGCGCTGATTCAGGGGATCGGCAGTTTGCAAGCCATTTACGACAACCTGGAAGCGGTGCGTGAGTTGAGCTTTCGCGGTGCGAAAAAAATGCCGGAAAAGCTGCAGGAACACCGCGATATGGCGTTTTTGTCTTATCAGCTGGCGACCATTAAAACCGATGTGCCTTTGGAGGTAGGCCCGAAAGATCTCACCAATGAAGCGGCGGATCTGGCCGCCTTGCGTGTCTTGTTTGAAGATCTGGAATTTAAAGGTTGGGTTAATGAGCTGGAAGGGCAGCCTGCGCCATCAGCACCTTTTGCCGCCAGTAGTGAGGCCGCAGCTGATGCTCCCGTGGCTCCGGTTGTTGCTCGCCCGGCCATTGACGTGGACTACCAGGTGCTGCTGGATCGTCAAAGTTTTGATGCCTGGTTGCCCTCCTTGCTGGCCGCCGATTTGGTGGCGTTTGATACCGAGACTACCCATCTTGATGCCATGCAGGCGCGTATCGTCGGTCTTTCCTTCTCTTTTGTTGCTGGTCAGGCGGTTTATATCCCCTGTGGCCATGACTATATGGGCGTGCCGGATCAGCTGCCGCTGGACGAGGTGTTGCAGGTGCTCAAGCCCTGGCTGGAAGACGAACAGCGTTACAAGGTGGGGCAAAATCTCAAATACGATCGCAGTGTGTTGTTGAATCACGGCGTGGAATTAAAAGGTATTCGCTTTGATACCATGCTGGAATCCTACGTGCTGAACTCGGTCGCCAGTCGCCATAATATGGACGATCTGGCGCAGCGGCATCTTGATCACACCACCATCCGCTTCGAGGATATCGCCGGCAAAGGTGCCAAGCAGCTGACTTTCAATCAAATCAGTATCGAGCAGGCCGGGCCTTACGCCGCAGAAGACGCAGACATCACCTTGCGTTTGCACCAGCATTTATGGCCCGGCCTGGAGCAAACGCCTTCGTTGCAGTCGGTGTTTGAAACGCTGGAAATGCCTTTATTACCCGTGCTGTCGCGCATCGAGCGCACGGGTGCGCTGGTCAGTGCCAATTTGCTGGGGCAGCAAAGTCTGGAGTTGGGTGAGCGGTTGGAAGCGTTGCAGCGCAAAGCCTTTGAGTTGGCCGGCCAGGAATTTAACCTCAGCTCGCCAAAGCAGCTGGGGGTGATTTTGTTTGAGCAGCAAAAATTGCCGGTGATCAAAAAGACCCCGACCGGCACGCCGTCAACCGCCGAAGAAGTCTTGCAGGAGCTGGCGCTGGATTATCCGCTGCCCAAAGTATTAATGGAGTATCGCGGCCTGGCGAAGTTGAAGTCTACCTACACCGACAAGCTGCCGCAGATGATCAACCCGGCCACCGGCCGTATTCACACCTCCTATCATCAGGCGGTTACCGCCACCGGGCGCTTGTCATCTTCCGATCCCAATTTGCAGAATATTCCTATTCGCACCGAAGAAGGACGGCGCATTCGTCAGGCGTTTATTGCGCCCGAGGGTTATCGCATTCTGGCAGCGGACTATTCCCAGATCGAGCTGCGCATCATGGCGCACCTCTCTGACGATGAAGGCCTGCTCAATGCCTTTGAAAAAGGGCTTGATGTGCACAAGGCGACCGCCGCCGAGGTTTTCGGAGTGGATCTGGAGTCGGTGACCGGCGAGATGCGTCGTAGCGCCAAGGCCATTAACTTCGGCCTTATTTACGGCATGTCGGCGTTTGGTCTGGCAAAGCAATTACGCGTGGGGCGCAATGAGGCGCAGCAATATATTGACCGTTATTTTGAGCGCTACCCTGGCGTTCAAAATTATATGAACCGCATCCGCGCGCTGGCGCACGAGCAGGGTTATGTAGAAACCCTGTCTGGCCGCCGCTTGTATTTGCCGGAGATCAATGCCCGTAATAAAAACTTGCAGATGGGCGCCGAGCGCACCGCCATCAATGCGCCCATGCAGGGCACCGCGGCAGATATTATTAAAAAGGCGATGATTAACGTCGATGCCTGGTTGCCCGGTTCAGGGTTGGATGCCCGCATTATTATGCAGGTGCACGATGAGCTGGTGTTTGAAGTGGCGGAAAAAGATCTTGAAGCAACGCGTAAGGAAGTTATTGCCAGAATGTCGGCCGCTGGCGAATTAAAAGTGCCTTTGCTGGTTGAAGCAGGCGTCGGCGCTAACTGGGATGAGGCCCATTAA